A stretch of the Synechococcus sp. WH 8016 genome encodes the following:
- a CDS encoding VapE domain-containing protein yields MTTQNKRPSWWGKELRRLDGLPLLPCGAGDTYKAPLLSGWQNKRFSLDEVMEFPGLRCIGMRCGPEADGLLTIDFDGESAIDYAVEKFNFDLSTINLNNWIIVRDSDENRFKLVVKVPKSQWDGLPGKTVIKTGEKEQIEFFWSSGQVIVAGEHVSSGDKYHWADTGPRMVREIPLSLFALWKSGFSQGHDHYSSRSEGSRTRQEDAHWIDCIPCPICGRTEHDCRQSRDKKVILCHYGSRWSPPLMAKGEMLVRGGITWAYCGDKTTAVGESALFRIHEEQPNQALRQKRVEPGFALKLMAQQLGDVPRLNVRSRGIHINGAEATATQTENLYLRLSMPPSPNKWSQKIARDAFIELAHEHEFDPVEVYLNSLEADPLADEDWHQLSRFLFDFSDPITDAFMPRFLVGAVARVINPGCQLRQTPVLLGGQGIGKTEMGRALFGHEFYGDGLSPALDIDDVTRLQFVWGMELGELNGITRQTQQEKLKAFLSRRVDLVRRKYAPGTEPIQRRSTFWATTNKSPLTDNTGSSRFVMIPLGSDKLPISRVKAARDAIWARALLEYRNGYQHWSTDEEMGEILARNSAYDLVDPWLEPLREWILMRGTTAYIKRAEVYDFLDIPKERQNNYNAQRIRELMTHLGWVTDRRRIDKDKWVRAFWNPRQPE; encoded by the coding sequence GTGACAACACAAAATAAGCGCCCCAGCTGGTGGGGCAAAGAGCTACGCCGTTTGGACGGGCTTCCTCTGCTCCCATGTGGAGCGGGTGATACCTACAAAGCCCCTCTTCTTAGCGGGTGGCAAAACAAGCGGTTCAGCCTGGATGAGGTGATGGAGTTCCCTGGGCTTCGATGCATTGGCATGAGGTGCGGACCAGAAGCCGATGGCTTACTGACCATTGACTTCGATGGTGAATCCGCCATCGATTACGCGGTTGAGAAGTTCAACTTCGACCTCTCCACTATCAATCTCAACAACTGGATAATCGTCAGGGACAGCGACGAAAACAGATTTAAGCTCGTCGTAAAGGTCCCGAAATCACAGTGGGATGGTCTCCCTGGGAAGACCGTCATCAAGACCGGGGAAAAAGAACAGATCGAGTTCTTCTGGTCCTCAGGTCAGGTAATTGTTGCTGGAGAGCATGTCTCCTCCGGGGATAAATACCACTGGGCAGACACAGGGCCACGAATGGTCAGGGAAATCCCCCTATCGCTATTTGCTCTGTGGAAATCGGGCTTTAGCCAGGGCCATGATCATTACTCCAGCCGAAGCGAAGGCAGTCGAACTCGACAAGAAGACGCGCATTGGATCGACTGCATCCCCTGCCCGATTTGTGGCCGAACTGAACACGACTGTCGCCAAAGCCGCGACAAGAAAGTGATCCTCTGCCACTACGGCTCCCGCTGGAGTCCACCTTTGATGGCAAAGGGCGAGATGCTTGTTCGCGGCGGGATCACCTGGGCCTACTGCGGTGACAAAACTACCGCCGTCGGAGAGTCGGCGCTATTCCGCATCCATGAGGAGCAGCCAAATCAAGCGTTACGCCAAAAGCGTGTTGAACCTGGCTTCGCTTTAAAGCTGATGGCTCAACAGCTCGGCGACGTTCCGAGGCTGAATGTAAGAAGCCGTGGCATCCACATCAATGGGGCCGAGGCCACAGCGACTCAAACAGAGAACCTCTACCTCCGTTTATCGATGCCTCCAAGCCCAAACAAGTGGAGTCAGAAGATTGCTCGCGATGCCTTCATCGAACTTGCTCACGAGCACGAGTTCGATCCTGTCGAGGTCTACCTAAACAGCCTCGAAGCAGACCCTCTCGCCGATGAGGACTGGCATCAGCTCAGCCGATTCCTGTTCGACTTCAGCGACCCCATCACCGATGCCTTCATGCCTCGGTTCCTAGTGGGCGCGGTAGCCAGAGTGATCAATCCAGGATGTCAACTCCGGCAGACACCGGTGCTCCTTGGTGGGCAGGGGATCGGCAAGACAGAGATGGGCAGGGCGCTGTTCGGACATGAGTTCTACGGCGACGGTTTAAGTCCGGCACTCGACATCGACGATGTGACCCGCCTCCAGTTCGTTTGGGGGATGGAGCTTGGCGAGCTGAACGGCATCACACGACAAACACAGCAAGAAAAGCTCAAAGCCTTTCTAAGCAGGCGGGTAGATCTAGTTCGGCGTAAATATGCTCCCGGCACCGAGCCAATTCAGAGGCGCTCGACGTTCTGGGCGACCACGAACAAATCGCCACTGACGGACAACACCGGCAGCAGCCGATTCGTGATGATCCCCCTTGGGAGCGACAAGCTCCCGATCTCCAGGGTGAAAGCCGCAAGGGATGCGATTTGGGCCAGAGCCCTCCTCGAATACCGCAATGGCTACCAGCACTGGAGCACAGACGAGGAGATGGGCGAGATCCTTGCCAGAAACTCCGCCTACGACCTGGTGGATCCGTGGTTGGAGCCGCTGCGCGAATGGATTCTGATGCGTGGCACCACTGCCTACATCAAGCGGGCAGAGGTTTACGACTTTCTCGACATCCCTAAAGAGAGGCAGAACAACTACAACGCCCAACGCATCAGGGAGCTTATGACACATCTTGGGTGGGTCACGGACCGCCGCCGTATCGACAAGGACAAGTGGGTCCGTGCGTTCTGGAACCCTCGCCAGCCGGAATAG
- a CDS encoding DUF4011 domain-containing protein has translation MSSQNSTELLAKLEAQRKLLLDLGGRNKLINFKHSGPTSRSKKQNYLRIADEVPEIILKKLDQQSRLQLIAKPPENAYEVDLTLLTDISTLSSQHSDDFIQVIEEEPVFSLSCEKLRSENRLSLQERGINTLNIAIGFLHWYESRGSIGTEERFSPLVLLPVQISREKSTNGYIYFVDGGEDDPSINISLWRKLSEDEGLQLPALSVDEEGQPQLSEFFDELKVLLSERNENHSGQPWHLKQWATLGLFSFTNISIYNDLDFSCWDEDPLSSNSFLSDFIQGTPSASIEPMGELSSSQDEDEQSLTAFEVPKLISDADSTQYAVIKKSIQGYNLVVQGPPGTGKSQTITNMIACLLDSGKRVLFAADKLAALEVVKNRLSEKGLEEFCLEMHNAGCSKLKLHQEIKRRIDYQVEKYSQKNYSQSLEQLKTLRTELNDHSGLLNKTLSTSFGDTSIHDSIWKLVSNKLAVADESELFALSRAQEINVDVITPALLERATDELDQLSQTSQLLSDCGLQNISTIVGLPVTESELASLLDALHNLRVDYELLLQESNQERLTISELTDEYYQFLLDQLSTVEKLSESFGVAPDVPINESFATNLSEALRLIKTRESVQDHIPSWTYPLLGESKRFSQLQDCLIAIDNLVKDEKNIDSVQHFQDLLRDSFDFCRATGRLLSRMDRAITEKLCYGDTAACIDFSRSASAIPIQIAAQVIAHSESSQHVSSCYAALLEIKRNSNLATELTGLGVEVSSLGEVDALRFRDSVQSIRDTGPLGCIVDAKVRSAKLLWKLVSNSQTKRPALPQLAKIYSKCSEYIRRSSEEEALINEVLPLEKLRDLSSQLDSADDHECDLVQFYGSLDDPKLAASALELLATISESISVPELICLSARTLQEAEKVSGASLASIGSKISLLGEGIRDSISALDPYDLSLLARDLSAFKDAVDSLYQFLISNNIFSDKDLSFSLSGSNIESLLSTFNDIKFSSLPPAISESLSSYGVSATCSALRKNLACFSRKDSLNTISSTAPIADFLSANSVENFLSDVTVADAFSTLLSLTDKAVSFQPEILKYLRVVSSLSQKGISKGVAEVVKLSVESGLPPRRILTVAIASMQSRELQLEAQISTLSGASVNSLRELFREVDEDFILDSSKALAASLCAGTKNALLPGTSTGSPRLFTEGPLIQHEIRKQRRHLPTRLLVKQAFESLSRLKPCWMMSPASAAELLPKRPALFDVLVIDEASQMKPEQAFSLIARAKQVIIVGDRNQLPPTNFFQKRDLVSDEDEVDVEIEDNESILELADKVLAANGCSLGWHYRSRHQSLISFSNYYFYENSLTIFASNKVDSQVNLVQVENPLYSGGINLSEVEQVIQVLKRQISAEPDRTILVATMNQAQTSELKMALEREIQNDPLLEKFSSTHQSTLDELVVKNLENVQGDERDVVIISTVYGPGSDGRVMQNFGPINKDSGWRRLNVLFTRAKHKVIVVSSLMPSDISITENSSRGVRALRGYLDFALSGSIADDLQRSGGEVESPFEDSVRNSLVSLGHQVDLQVGVASYRIDMAIRDPRDPSRYLLAIECDGASYHSSFSARSRDRLRQQVLEGLGWKVYRVWSTDWFRDPQRELNLLDTYIRDLLS, from the coding sequence GTGTCTAGTCAAAATTCAACTGAACTTCTCGCCAAATTAGAGGCACAACGTAAGCTGCTGCTTGATCTTGGTGGTCGAAATAAGCTTATAAATTTTAAGCACTCAGGCCCTACTTCAAGATCAAAAAAGCAAAACTATCTTCGGATAGCTGATGAGGTGCCAGAAATAATTCTTAAAAAGTTAGATCAGCAATCACGGCTTCAGCTTATAGCAAAGCCACCGGAAAATGCCTATGAGGTAGATCTTACACTTTTGACAGATATATCTACTCTCTCGTCTCAGCATTCCGATGATTTCATTCAGGTTATTGAAGAAGAACCTGTATTTAGCCTTAGCTGCGAGAAGCTCAGATCTGAAAACCGCCTCAGTCTTCAAGAAAGAGGAATTAATACTCTAAATATTGCTATTGGTTTTCTTCATTGGTATGAAAGTAGAGGCTCGATAGGGACTGAAGAGCGTTTCTCTCCTTTAGTTCTCTTACCTGTCCAGATTTCAAGGGAGAAGTCGACAAATGGATATATATATTTTGTTGATGGAGGAGAGGATGATCCTTCGATCAACATCTCTCTTTGGAGAAAGCTAAGTGAGGATGAGGGGCTTCAGCTACCAGCGTTATCTGTTGATGAAGAAGGTCAGCCTCAGTTATCGGAATTTTTTGATGAACTTAAGGTCCTTTTGTCTGAACGTAATGAGAATCACTCAGGACAGCCTTGGCATCTTAAACAGTGGGCTACTCTAGGACTTTTTAGTTTTACCAATATCTCTATATATAATGATCTTGACTTTTCGTGTTGGGATGAAGATCCGCTTAGCTCAAATAGTTTTTTATCTGATTTTATCCAGGGAACTCCATCGGCCAGCATTGAGCCGATGGGCGAGCTTTCGTCTTCACAGGATGAAGATGAGCAGTCTTTGACTGCGTTCGAAGTTCCAAAGCTTATTTCTGATGCTGACAGCACACAATATGCAGTCATCAAAAAGTCTATTCAGGGCTATAACCTCGTTGTTCAAGGTCCACCAGGAACTGGGAAAAGTCAGACCATTACCAATATGATTGCCTGTCTTTTAGATAGTGGTAAAAGAGTTTTATTTGCTGCAGATAAGCTTGCTGCACTGGAGGTAGTTAAGAATAGGCTTAGCGAGAAAGGGCTGGAAGAGTTTTGTCTTGAAATGCATAATGCTGGTTGTTCCAAGCTTAAGCTTCATCAAGAGATCAAGAGGCGAATCGATTATCAGGTTGAAAAGTACTCTCAAAAGAACTACTCTCAATCTCTAGAGCAACTCAAGACTCTTAGGACCGAACTTAACGATCACTCAGGACTTCTTAATAAAACACTATCGACTTCATTTGGGGATACCTCTATTCATGATTCAATTTGGAAGTTGGTATCGAATAAGCTAGCGGTAGCTGATGAATCCGAACTCTTCGCCTTGTCTAGGGCTCAAGAAATTAATGTTGATGTTATAACACCTGCTCTTCTTGAGAGAGCTACTGATGAGTTGGATCAGCTTTCGCAAACCTCACAGCTTCTTTCTGATTGTGGTCTACAAAACATTTCAACAATTGTAGGACTTCCTGTTACTGAAAGTGAGCTAGCAAGTCTTTTAGATGCTCTTCACAATCTCAGGGTTGACTATGAATTGCTCCTTCAGGAGTCCAATCAAGAGAGACTTACCATCTCTGAATTAACGGACGAATACTATCAGTTTCTCCTTGATCAACTCTCTACTGTTGAGAAGCTGTCCGAATCCTTCGGCGTTGCACCTGACGTTCCTATTAATGAGAGCTTTGCTACTAATCTTTCAGAGGCTTTACGTCTCATCAAGACACGAGAAAGTGTCCAGGACCATATACCTTCCTGGACATATCCACTTCTTGGAGAATCAAAACGGTTTTCTCAGCTCCAAGACTGCTTGATAGCAATTGATAATCTAGTTAAGGATGAGAAAAATATTGACTCGGTACAGCATTTTCAGGATTTGCTAAGGGATTCTTTTGACTTCTGTCGGGCTACTGGACGACTTCTTTCTCGTATGGATCGAGCAATCACAGAAAAGCTCTGTTATGGAGATACTGCTGCTTGTATAGATTTCTCTAGGTCTGCTTCTGCGATACCTATCCAAATCGCAGCACAGGTTATTGCTCATTCTGAGTCTTCTCAACATGTCTCAAGTTGCTACGCCGCACTTTTAGAAATTAAGCGAAACTCAAATCTTGCTACTGAGCTGACTGGACTTGGCGTGGAAGTTAGTTCTCTTGGTGAAGTTGATGCTCTTCGCTTTCGGGATAGTGTGCAATCAATCCGAGATACTGGTCCCTTGGGGTGTATTGTTGATGCCAAAGTTCGTTCTGCTAAATTACTTTGGAAGCTTGTTAGTAATAGTCAAACAAAAAGACCGGCGCTGCCTCAACTTGCCAAAATATATTCAAAGTGTTCTGAATATATAAGGCGTAGTTCCGAGGAAGAAGCTTTGATCAATGAGGTTCTTCCACTTGAGAAGCTACGCGACCTTTCAAGCCAATTAGATTCCGCCGATGATCATGAATGTGACCTGGTTCAATTTTATGGCTCTTTAGATGATCCGAAGCTAGCAGCATCTGCACTGGAACTACTTGCCACGATCTCTGAATCTATCTCTGTCCCGGAGCTGATATGCCTATCGGCAAGGACTCTTCAGGAAGCAGAAAAGGTTTCTGGTGCCAGCTTAGCATCTATAGGTTCAAAGATAAGTCTTCTTGGGGAGGGAATAAGAGATTCAATTTCTGCATTAGATCCATATGATCTATCACTTCTAGCTCGCGATCTTTCGGCTTTTAAGGATGCGGTAGATTCTCTTTATCAATTCCTAATCAGCAATAATATTTTCTCTGATAAGGATCTTTCATTCTCACTGAGTGGCTCCAATATTGAGTCACTACTCTCGACTTTTAATGATATAAAATTCTCATCATTACCACCTGCTATTAGCGAGTCACTCTCGTCGTATGGGGTCTCTGCTACTTGCTCGGCACTTCGAAAAAATCTTGCATGCTTCTCTAGGAAAGATTCCCTTAATACTATTTCATCTACAGCTCCCATAGCGGATTTTCTCTCTGCTAACTCTGTAGAAAATTTTCTATCTGATGTTACTGTTGCTGACGCCTTTTCTACCCTGCTTAGCCTTACTGATAAGGCAGTATCTTTTCAGCCTGAAATTCTCAAATACCTTCGAGTTGTCTCCTCTCTATCTCAGAAGGGAATTTCTAAGGGGGTCGCAGAGGTTGTCAAGCTATCTGTTGAGTCAGGTTTGCCTCCAAGGCGTATCCTGACAGTAGCAATTGCTTCTATGCAATCTCGTGAGTTGCAATTAGAAGCGCAAATAAGTACCTTATCTGGTGCCTCAGTCAATTCTCTACGTGAACTATTTAGAGAGGTTGATGAAGACTTTATCCTTGACTCTTCCAAGGCTCTAGCAGCTTCCTTGTGTGCTGGAACAAAGAATGCTCTGTTACCAGGGACATCTACTGGAAGCCCACGGCTTTTTACTGAGGGGCCATTAATTCAACACGAGATCAGAAAGCAGCGCCGTCATTTGCCAACTAGGTTGCTAGTCAAGCAAGCCTTTGAGTCGCTTTCTCGTCTCAAGCCATGTTGGATGATGTCGCCTGCTTCTGCAGCAGAGCTGCTTCCTAAGCGTCCTGCTCTTTTTGATGTACTCGTCATTGATGAGGCATCACAGATGAAGCCTGAGCAAGCATTTTCATTAATTGCACGAGCTAAGCAAGTCATTATTGTCGGCGACAGAAATCAGCTTCCACCAACCAACTTCTTTCAGAAAAGAGATCTCGTCTCAGATGAAGATGAAGTCGATGTCGAGATTGAAGATAATGAATCTATCCTTGAGCTTGCAGATAAGGTTCTAGCCGCTAACGGTTGCTCGCTCGGTTGGCACTACCGTTCACGTCATCAATCATTAATAAGCTTCTCGAATTACTACTTTTACGAAAACTCCCTGACAATCTTCGCCTCAAATAAAGTTGACTCCCAAGTAAATCTTGTTCAAGTTGAGAACCCATTGTATTCCGGTGGTATCAATTTGTCGGAAGTAGAGCAGGTGATCCAGGTGCTTAAGCGTCAGATCTCTGCAGAGCCTGATAGGACAATCTTGGTAGCCACAATGAATCAGGCTCAAACTTCGGAACTCAAGATGGCATTGGAGAGGGAGATCCAGAATGACCCTTTGCTTGAGAAGTTTTCTTCTACCCATCAATCCACCCTTGACGAATTAGTCGTAAAGAACCTTGAGAATGTTCAAGGAGATGAGCGTGATGTTGTCATTATCTCAACTGTCTATGGACCTGGCTCTGACGGTCGTGTCATGCAAAACTTTGGTCCAATTAATAAAGATTCAGGTTGGAGGCGTCTAAATGTACTCTTCACTCGTGCTAAGCACAAGGTCATAGTAGTCTCTTCCTTGATGCCATCAGACATCTCAATCACTGAGAACTCAAGTAGGGGTGTGCGTGCTCTACGTGGCTATCTTGACTTCGCTTTATCAGGTTCAATTGCTGATGACTTGCAGCGATCTGGAGGTGAAGTCGAAAGTCCTTTTGAAGATTCTGTACGAAACTCTTTGGTTTCTCTCGGTCATCAGGTAGATCTCCAAGTTGGTGTTGCCTCTTACCGAATCGATATGGCAATACGTGATCCAAGAGATCCTTCGCGTTACCTATTGGCAATTGAATGTGACGGGGCGTCATACCATTCTTCTTTTAGTGCGAGATCGCGAGATCGCCTGCGTCAACAAGTCTTAGAGGGGCTTGGATGGAAGGTTTATCGTGTTTGGTCAACAGACTGGTTTCGTGACCCACAGCGAGAGTTGAACCTGCTTGATACTTATATTAGAGACCTGCTTTCCTAG
- a CDS encoding site-specific integrase translates to MPRRNLSEMPLWEMRLVSITSKWAGWSVTNDKGYVCIRYRVASKPAQQVNLPKLRYREEDEEAAINWTRQLYKVWSGADGERTLKDCLAEVKGSSDVQTQEEEVTWAKIALAMKESKTQFGDKIQQHTWKSNWEPILSEAVRVLGRKNSPADGYELLKAVIKKWQHAPSTQKECGRYLARWMEFAVRRYKVPRSWLITQADRDELIPKRIKRRKKAVLEDNEILAFIAVVQKENPAWANLFRMLTQYGLRPTELQHLSVVKDPVTQEKTFWCSYEKIGGEEETDPRYLRAMYLRNEDDNPVQWPLVAEWEAGTLKLPEGQLNGAACNRHVHRKRKGVPTGPTQKEWIRLVEKYAAKPAPEWLRVYSFRDTFGVRCKREGLDKGAICDAMGHSEAVHDRSYRTITDSIVARAFESSATSIPLE, encoded by the coding sequence ATGCCGCGTCGCAACCTCAGCGAAATGCCCTTGTGGGAGATGAGGTTGGTCTCAATCACCAGCAAGTGGGCTGGGTGGAGCGTCACCAACGACAAAGGCTACGTCTGCATCCGCTATCGGGTAGCCAGCAAGCCAGCGCAGCAGGTGAATCTTCCCAAACTCCGTTATCGGGAGGAGGACGAAGAAGCGGCAATTAACTGGACCAGACAGCTCTACAAGGTGTGGAGCGGAGCAGATGGAGAGCGAACTCTGAAGGATTGCTTGGCAGAGGTGAAAGGCAGCAGCGATGTTCAGACGCAGGAGGAAGAGGTGACCTGGGCCAAGATCGCCTTAGCGATGAAGGAATCGAAGACCCAGTTCGGGGACAAGATCCAGCAACACACATGGAAATCGAACTGGGAGCCGATTCTCTCGGAAGCGGTGCGGGTACTGGGGAGAAAGAACTCCCCGGCGGATGGCTACGAGTTACTGAAGGCAGTGATTAAAAAATGGCAGCACGCACCATCTACCCAGAAGGAATGTGGCCGCTATTTGGCGCGGTGGATGGAGTTCGCGGTTCGGCGCTACAAGGTGCCGCGCTCATGGCTCATCACCCAAGCGGATCGCGATGAGCTGATCCCAAAGCGTATTAAGAGACGAAAGAAGGCCGTCCTTGAAGACAACGAAATCCTGGCGTTTATCGCTGTAGTGCAGAAGGAGAATCCGGCCTGGGCAAATCTGTTCCGGATGCTCACGCAATACGGATTACGACCGACCGAATTGCAACACCTTTCAGTGGTGAAAGACCCAGTAACTCAAGAGAAAACTTTCTGGTGCAGCTACGAAAAAATCGGCGGCGAAGAAGAGACGGATCCCAGATACCTGAGAGCCATGTATCTACGCAATGAGGACGACAACCCAGTGCAGTGGCCACTGGTTGCGGAGTGGGAGGCGGGGACGTTGAAGTTGCCTGAGGGTCAGCTAAACGGAGCCGCGTGCAATCGACACGTTCACCGCAAGCGGAAGGGTGTGCCCACTGGACCAACGCAAAAAGAGTGGATTCGACTGGTGGAGAAGTACGCCGCAAAGCCCGCTCCCGAGTGGTTGAGGGTCTATTCCTTCAGAGACACATTCGGCGTCCGATGCAAACGAGAGGGGCTAGACAAAGGCGCAATTTGCGACGCAATGGGGCACTCTGAAGCCGTTCATGACCGCTCATATCGAACGATCACGGATTCAATTGTCGCCAGAGCTTTCGAGTCGTCAGCAACATCGATCCCTTTGGAGTAA